One window from the genome of Magnetococcales bacterium encodes:
- a CDS encoding glycosyltransferase family 39 protein — MFQKPFPDPDHPLFDRLSLLTFATVAILFMMTFRDYGYSWEELWHNVWYGKAILSHMGTFGADVRAVRYVDLHYYGGLYDSVIEAIAWLGPWEGFTVRRFGNGMMGLLGLVGTWRMGRMLAGPRGGFWALLLLVTMPAYYGHTFINAKDIPVAVGAIWSLYFLLRASVALPNPATRDLVFLGMSMGLAMGVRIGGIVLIAFCGMLLIVGLMMMPVAGRGFWRTVASLPWLRLLGLPIGIAGLLMIVFWPAVWHDPGVLREAFESARHHVWGRTVLLDGLYIRGDRLPWTYLPTYFAVTLPELFAMIVPVATLWGIHGIIDGWRRGDRLRTQGLLLLLVSIYFTPVYAVVNQTTLYDGIRHFLLIVPPMAVLGATALTALWRVPRHGSFWMSRTAAGLLGVYFLSHIVTMVRLHPYQYAYYNNFIGGLPGADKRFETEYWITSYREAAFKMVEHARREAVRKGLDFDAQKFTVGVAYVAINVTPFVPANFSVFETGKVENPDYIISTTRWNSDRQFDALPTVAHVARFGVVFAVVKGR, encoded by the coding sequence GTGTTCCAAAAACCGTTTCCCGATCCCGATCATCCCCTGTTTGATCGTCTTTCGTTGTTGACGTTTGCGACCGTCGCGATCCTTTTCATGATGACGTTTCGTGATTATGGGTACTCCTGGGAGGAGCTTTGGCACAATGTGTGGTATGGCAAGGCCATTCTCAGCCATATGGGCACGTTTGGCGCGGATGTTCGGGCCGTCCGCTATGTCGATCTTCACTATTACGGCGGATTGTATGATTCGGTCATCGAGGCGATCGCCTGGCTTGGACCGTGGGAAGGGTTTACGGTCCGAAGGTTTGGCAACGGGATGATGGGATTGCTGGGGCTGGTCGGGACCTGGAGAATGGGGCGGATGCTTGCCGGTCCCCGTGGCGGGTTCTGGGCCTTGCTTTTGCTGGTGACCATGCCCGCCTATTATGGACACACGTTCATCAATGCCAAGGACATCCCTGTGGCCGTCGGCGCCATCTGGAGCCTGTACTTTCTGCTGCGGGCGAGCGTTGCGCTGCCGAATCCGGCAACCAGGGATCTTGTCTTCCTGGGAATGTCCATGGGGCTCGCCATGGGGGTTCGGATTGGTGGCATTGTCCTGATCGCCTTTTGCGGGATGTTGCTGATCGTGGGCCTGATGATGATGCCGGTGGCAGGACGTGGATTCTGGCGCACGGTGGCGTCTCTTCCATGGTTGCGTCTGCTCGGTCTGCCCATCGGCATCGCCGGACTGTTGATGATCGTCTTCTGGCCCGCCGTCTGGCACGACCCCGGGGTTCTCCGGGAGGCGTTCGAATCGGCGCGTCATCATGTCTGGGGGCGGACGGTGTTGCTCGATGGTTTGTACATCAGGGGTGACCGGCTTCCCTGGACCTATCTGCCGACCTACTTTGCCGTGACCTTGCCTGAGTTGTTCGCCATGATCGTTCCGGTGGCGACGCTTTGGGGAATCCATGGCATCATCGATGGTTGGCGGCGCGGGGATCGTCTCCGGACCCAGGGTTTGCTGTTGTTGCTGGTTTCGATCTATTTCACCCCTGTCTATGCCGTCGTCAATCAGACCACCCTGTATGATGGGATCCGTCATTTTCTGTTGATCGTTCCGCCGATGGCGGTCCTCGGCGCCACGGCCCTGACGGCCCTGTGGCGCGTGCCGCGGCATGGGTCATTCTGGATGTCGCGGACGGCGGCGGGACTCCTTGGCGTCTATTTTCTGTCCCACATCGTGACGATGGTCCGATTGCACCCGTATCAGTATGCCTATTACAACAATTTTATCGGTGGACTCCCCGGTGCGGACAAACGGTTCGAAACCGAGTATTGGATCACTTCGTACCGCGAGGCGGCATTCAAAATGGTCGAGCATGCCCGCAGGGAGGCGGTACGCAAGGGCCTCGATTTCGATGCACAAAAGTTCACGGTCGGAGTCGCCTATGTCGCCATCAATGTCACACCGTTTGTTCCCGCCAATTTTTCGGTCTTCGAAACTGGCAAGGTGGAGAACCCCGATTACATCATTTCCACGACCCGTTGGAACAGTGATCGTCAGTTCGACGCGCTGCCGACGGTGGCCCATGTGGCACGTTTCGGGGTGGTGTTCGCCGTCGTCAAGGGGCGTTAA
- a CDS encoding glycosyltransferase family protein yields MTTLFDPPPPSLFDQAIIHHRAGQWHEARHLYQTLLSRDRHHLPTLVHLGLLHQQQEEMNAAIACFRQALGQSRDSDLQSRLTIPPEQPHQTANLIGIACHQSGRLQEALDQYTLALRLNPDYPSALSNRGFAYIALGRPDEAAQDFNEALRQQPDFPEAHANLGMVFHDQGRHAEAQRCFRNALQRNPAFTQAWYNLGLALQAQGRFDEALEALRQARSLDPEDAEAALALSLLLLLKGDYRTAWPLHEWRWNTEGFHHHGHPQPLWDGRAFTGKTLLLHCEQGFGDNIQFIRYIPQARQRGTTVIVQCPLPLASLFRTVPDIGPVIASGQPLPPCDLQAPLASLPLIFDTTLETIPRRIPYLAADPHQVSISASLLPPDDKAHHHPNGFLPPLNVGLAWRGNPKHRNDRNRSIDPALLATLCPKVPCLFIGLQKDKPPEDLLHFTHHPNFIDLSPWLADFAATAAIMSHLDLVIGVDSAVIHLAGALGHPAWVLLPKVPDWRWGIEGDQTPWYPTLRLFRQSAIADWNPVLRQVAKRLHILSSTRHRRLEPGIAPDG; encoded by the coding sequence ATGACCACCCTCTTCGATCCGCCCCCGCCATCCCTTTTCGACCAGGCCATCATCCATCACCGCGCCGGCCAATGGCACGAGGCCCGGCACCTGTACCAGACACTCCTGTCCCGCGACCGCCACCATCTCCCGACCCTGGTCCATCTGGGCCTCCTCCATCAACAACAAGAAGAGATGAACGCCGCCATCGCCTGCTTCCGACAGGCCCTCGGGCAAAGCCGGGACTCCGATCTGCAATCCCGATTGACGATCCCCCCGGAACAACCGCACCAGACCGCCAACCTGATCGGCATCGCCTGTCATCAATCGGGTCGTCTCCAGGAGGCCCTGGATCAGTACACCCTGGCCCTGCGCTTGAACCCGGACTACCCCTCTGCCCTCTCCAACCGCGGCTTTGCCTACATTGCCCTGGGAAGGCCCGACGAGGCCGCCCAGGATTTCAACGAGGCCCTGCGGCAACAACCTGACTTTCCCGAGGCCCATGCCAACCTTGGCATGGTGTTCCACGATCAGGGTCGCCACGCCGAGGCGCAACGATGCTTCCGCAACGCCCTCCAACGCAATCCCGCCTTCACCCAGGCCTGGTACAACCTGGGCCTCGCCCTCCAGGCCCAGGGACGCTTCGACGAAGCCCTGGAGGCCCTCCGCCAGGCACGAAGCCTCGATCCCGAGGATGCCGAAGCGGCACTCGCCTTAAGTCTGCTGCTGCTCCTGAAGGGCGATTATCGCACCGCCTGGCCCCTTCACGAATGGCGATGGAACACCGAAGGCTTCCACCACCACGGACACCCGCAACCACTCTGGGATGGCCGCGCGTTCACCGGAAAAACCCTGCTGCTCCACTGCGAACAAGGATTCGGCGACAACATTCAATTCATCCGCTACATTCCCCAGGCGCGGCAACGCGGCACAACCGTCATCGTCCAATGCCCACTGCCGCTCGCATCCCTCTTTCGGACCGTTCCCGACATCGGCCCCGTGATCGCCTCGGGTCAACCCCTCCCCCCATGCGATCTACAGGCACCACTCGCAAGCCTGCCCTTGATCTTCGACACCACCCTCGAAACCATCCCGCGAAGGATCCCCTATCTTGCCGCCGATCCCCACCAGGTGTCCATATCGGCCTCCCTTCTCCCCCCCGACGACAAAGCCCACCATCACCCCAATGGCTTCCTCCCCCCCCTAAACGTGGGGCTGGCATGGCGTGGCAATCCCAAACATCGCAATGATCGCAATCGTTCCATCGATCCTGCCCTCCTGGCAACCCTTTGCCCCAAGGTTCCCTGCCTTTTCATCGGTCTCCAGAAAGACAAACCACCCGAAGATCTGCTTCACTTCACACATCATCCCAATTTTATCGACTTAAGCCCCTGGCTTGCCGACTTTGCCGCCACCGCCGCCATCATGTCCCATCTGGATCTGGTGATCGGCGTGGACAGTGCCGTCATTCACCTGGCCGGGGCCCTGGGACATCCCGCCTGGGTCCTCCTGCCCAAGGTTCCCGACTGGCGCTGGGGCATCGAAGGAGATCAGACGCCCTGGTATCCAACCCTTCGACTCTTTCGTCAATCCGCCATCGCCGACTGGAACCCGGTGTTGCGCCAGGTGGCCAAACGGTTGCACATTCTTTCGTCAACCCGCCATCGCCGACTGGAACCCGGTATTGCACCAGATGGCTGA